Proteins from one Panthera leo isolate Ple1 chromosome D1, P.leo_Ple1_pat1.1, whole genome shotgun sequence genomic window:
- the USP28 gene encoding ubiquitin carboxyl-terminal hydrolase 28 isoform X14 has product MLLNQLREITGIQDPSFLHEALKASNGDITQAVSLLTEERVKEPGQDTVATEPSEAEARAASKEVLASKVIDLTHDNKDDLQAAIALSLLESPNIQADGRDLNSLSSNCLNFEDSFSAIACHRMYLKTVQVTRNPRNKSENPMVQLFYGTFLTEGVREGKPFCNNETFGQYPLQVNGYRNLDECLEGAMVEGDIDLLPSDHSVKYGQERWFTKLPPVLTFELSRFEFNQSLGQPEKIHNKLEFPQIIYMDRYMYKSKELIRSKRECIRKLKEEIKVLQQKLERYVKYGSGPARFPLPDMLKYVIEFASTKPASESSTSQSDHVTLPLSSVHCPVSDLASKESTSKESPSQDVEGTFSSPEDSPPKSKAMNKPFTSSRSSMEMPAQPAPRTVTEDEINFVKTCLQRWRSEIEQDIQDLKNCIASTTQTIEQMYCDPLLRQVPYRLHAVLVHEGQANAGHYWAYIYNQPRQVWLKYNDISVTESSWEELERDSYGGLRNVSAYCLMYINDKLPHFNAEAAPIESDQMLGEVDALSVELKHYIQEDNWRFEQEVEEWEEEQSCKIPQMESSSSSVSQDFSTSPEPSVASSHGVRCLSSEHAVIAKEQTAQAIANTAHAYERGGVEAALNEEVEPEKPMSPETNPAGQTEQPPKAGDTESAAQPDSEASEVEIPSVGRILVRADADGYDEEVMLSPAMQGVILAIAKARQTFDRDGSEAGLIKAFHEEYSRLYQLAKETPTAHSDPRLQHVLVYFFQNEAPKRVVERTLLEQFADKNLSYDERSISIMKVAQAKLQEIGPEDMNMEEYKKWHEDYSLFRKVSVYLLTGLELYQKGKYQEALSYLVYAYQSNAALLTKGPRRGVKESVIALYRRKCLLELNAKAASLFETNDDHSVTEGINVMNELIIPCIHLIINNDISKDDLHAIEIMRNHWCSYLGQDIAENLQLCLGEFLPRLLDPSAEIIVLKEPPTIRPNSPYDLCSRFAAVMESIQGVSTVTVK; this is encoded by the exons AAGTGATAGACCTTACTCATGATAACAAAGATGACCTACAGGCTGCCATTGCTTTGAGTCTGTTGGAGTCCCCCAACATTCAAGCTGATGGAAGAGATCTGAACAG tcTCTCTTCCAACTGCCTGAATTTCGAAGACTCGTTCTCAGCTATAGCCTGCCACAGAATGTACTTGAAAACTGTCCAAGTCACACG caatCCCAGGAACAAATCTGAAAACCCAATGGTGCAGCTATTCTACGGGACTTTCCTCACTGAAGGGGTTCGTGAAG GAAAGCCCTTTTGTAACAATGAGACCTTCGGCCAGTATCCCCTTCAGGTAAATGGTTATCGCAACTTAGACGAATGTTTGGAAGGGGCCATGGTGGAGGGGGACATTGACCTGCTTCCTTCCGATCATTCGGTGAAGTATGGACAAGAG CGTTGGTTTACAAAGCTGCCTCCAGTGTTGACCTTTGAGCTCTCAAGATTTGAGTTCAATCAGTCCCTCGGTCAGCCAGAGAAAATTCACAATAAGCTGGAATTTCCTCAGATCATTTATATGGACAG GTACATGTACAAGAGCAAAGAGCTTATTCGAAGTAAGAGAGAGTGTATTCGAAAGttgaaggaggaaataaaagttcTGCAGCAAAAACTGGAAAG GTACGTGAAGTACGGCTCAGGCCCAGCTCGGTTTCCACTCCCGGACATGCTGAAATACGTTATCGAATTTGCCAGTACAAAACCTGCCTCAGAAAGCTCCACGTCTCAAAGTGACCACGTGACGTTACCGCTTTCTTCAGTGCACTGCCCAGTTTCTGACCTGGCATCCAAGGAGAg TACAAGTAAAGAAAGCCCTTCTCAGGATGTCGAAGGTACCTTTTCTTCTCCTGAAGATTCTCCACCCAAGTCTAAGGCAATGAATAAGCCATTTACATCGTCCCGGTCTTCCATGGAAATGCCTGCACAGCCGGCTCCTCGAACTGTCACAGAGGATGAGATAAACTTTGTTAAGACCTGTCTTCAGAGGTGGAGGAGTGAGATTGAACAAGATATTCAAG atttaaaGAATTGTATTGCAAGCACTACCCAGACTATTGAGCAGATGTATTGCGACCCACTCCTTCGTCAG GTGCCTTATCGCTTGCACGCAGTTCTCGTTCATGAAGGACAAGCCAATGCTGGACACTACTGGGCCTATATCTATAATCAACCCCGACAAGTCTGGCTCAAGTACAATGACATCTCTGTTACTGAATCTTCCTGGGAAGAACTTGAAAGAGATTCTTATGGGGGCCTGAGAAACGTTAGTGCTTACTGTCTGATGTACATTAACGACAAGCTGCCGCACTTCAATGCAG AGGCGGCCCCAATTGAATCAGATCAGATGTTGGGAGAAGTGGATGCCCTGTCTGTTGAACTGAAGCATTACATTCAGGAAGATAACTGGAGGTTTGAGCAGGAGGTCGAGGAGTGGGAAGAAGAACAGTCCTGCAAAATCCCTCAGATGGAATCGTCCAGCAGCTCAGTGTCCCaggatttctccacatccccag AGCCCTCAGTAGCCTCTTCCCATGGGGTCCGCTGTTTGTCCTCTGAGCACGCTGTGATCGCAAAGGAGCAGACGGCGCAGGCGATTGCGAACACAGCACACGCCTATGAGCGGGGCGGTGTGGAAGCCGCGCTGAACGAG GAAGTTGAGCCCGAGAAGCCCATGTCCCCGGAAACAAACCCCGCAGGGCAGACAGAGCAGCCCCCAAAGGCTGGTGACACAGAGTCTGCTGCCCAGCCTGACTCTGAGGCCTCTGAAGTCGAGATTCCCAGTGTGGGAAGGATTCTGGTTAGAGCTGACGCAGATGGATATGATGAGGAG GTGATGCTGAGCCCTGCCATGCAAGGGGTCATCCTGGCCATAGCTAAAGCCCGTCAGACCTTTGACCGAGATGGGTCTGAAGCAGGGCTTATTAAG GCATTCCACGAAGAGTACTCCAGGCTCTACCAGCTGGCCAAGGAGACGCCCACGGCCCACAGCGACCCTCGGCTCCAGCACGTGCTTGTCTACTTTTTCCAAAATGAGGCGCCCAAGAGGGTGGTGGAGCGGACCCTCCTGGAACAGTTTGCAGATAAAAATCTCAGCTACGATGAAAG GTCCATCAGCATCATGAAGGTGGCGCAGGCCAAGCTGCAGGAGATTGGTCCAGAGGACATGAATATGGAAGAGTACAAG AAGTGGCATGAGGATTATAGTTTGTTTCGAAAGGTGTCTGTGTATCTCCTCACGGGTCTGGAACTCTACCAAAAAGGAAA GTACCAAGAGGCACTCTCCTACCTGGTATATGCCTACCAGAGCAATGCCGCCCTGCTGACCAAGGGGCCCCGCCGGGGGGTGAAGGAATCTGTCATCGCTTTGTACCGACGAAAGTGCCTTCTG GAGCTGAATGCCAAGGCAGCTTCTCTCTTTGAAACAAACGACGACCACTCTGTAACAGAGGGCATTAATGTGATGAATGAGCTGATCATTCCCTGCATTCACCTTATCATTAATAATGACATCTCCAAGGATGACCTACATGCCATTGAGATCATGAGAAACCATTGGTGCTCTTACCTTGGACAAGATATTGCGG AAAATCTACAGCTGTGCTTAGGGGAGTTCCTACCCAGGCTTCTCGATCCTTCTGCGGAAATCATTGTCTTGAAGGAGCCTCCAACTATTCGACCCAATTCTCCCTATGACCTTTGTAGCCGATTTGCAGCTGTCATGGAGTCAATTCAGGGGGTGTCAACTGTGACAGTGAAGTAA
- the USP28 gene encoding ubiquitin carboxyl-terminal hydrolase 28 isoform X2, with product MLLNQLREITGIQDPSFLHEALKASNGDITQAVSLLTEERVKEPGQDTVATEPSEAEARAASKEVLAKVIDLTHDNKDDLQAAIALSLLESPNIQADGRDLNRMREAASAETKRSKRKRCEVWGENPNPNDWRRVDGWPVGLKNVGNTCWFSAVIQSLFQLPEFRRLVLSYSLPQNVLENCPSHTEKRNIVFMQELQYLFALMMGSNRKFVDPSAALDLLKGAFRSPEEQQQDVSEFTHKLLDWLEDAFQLAVNVNSNPRNKSENPMVQLFYGTFLTEGVREGKPFCNNETFGQYPLQVNGYRNLDECLEGAMVEGDIDLLPSDHSVKYGQERWFTKLPPVLTFELSRFEFNQSLGQPEKIHNKLEFPQIIYMDRYMYKSKELIRSKRECIRKLKEEIKVLQQKLERYVKYGSGPARFPLPDMLKYVIEFASTKPASESSTSQSDHVTLPLSSVHCPVSDLASKESTSKESPSQDVEGTFSSPEDSPPKSKAMNKPFTSSRSSMEMPAQPAPRTVTEDEINFVKTCLQRWRSEIEQDIQDLKNCIASTTQTIEQMYCDPLLRQVPYRLHAVLVHEGQANAGHYWAYIYNQPRQVWLKYNDISVTESSWEELERDSYGGLRNVSAYCLMYINDKLPHFNAEAAPIESDQMLGEVDALSVELKHYIQEDNWRFEQEVEEWEEEQSCKIPQMESSSSSVSQDFSTSPEPSVASSHGVRCLSSEHAVIAKEQTAQAIANTAHAYERGGVEAALNEEVEPEKPMSPETNPAGQTEQPPKAGDTESAAQPDSEASEVEIPSVGRILVRADADGYDEEVMLSPAMQGVILAIAKARQTFDRDGSEAGLIKAFHEEYSRLYQLAKETPTAHSDPRLQHVLVYFFQNEAPKRVVERTLLEQFADKNLSYDERSISIMKVAQAKLQEIGPEDMNMEEYKKWHEDYSLFRKVSVYLLTGLELYQKGKYQEALSYLVYAYQSNAALLTKGPRRGVKESVIALYRRKCLLELNAKAASLFETNDDHSVTEGINVMNELIIPCIHLIINNDISKDDLHAIEIMRNHWCSYLGQDIAENLQLCLGEFLPRLLDPSAEIIVLKEPPTIRPNSPYDLCSRFAAVMESIQGVSTVTVK from the exons AAGTGATAGACCTTACTCATGATAACAAAGATGACCTACAGGCTGCCATTGCTTTGAGTCTGTTGGAGTCCCCCAACATTCAAGCTGATGGAAGAGATCTGAACAG GATGCGCGAGGCAGCCTCTGCAGAAACTAAACGCTCAAAGAGAAAACGCTGTGAAGTCTGGGGAGAAAATCCCAATCCCAACGACTGGAGGAGAGTTGATGGTTGGCCAGTTGGACTGAAGAATGTTGGCAATACATGTTGGTTTAGTGCTGTTATTCAG tcTCTCTTCCAACTGCCTGAATTTCGAAGACTCGTTCTCAGCTATAGCCTGCCACAGAATGTACTTGAAAACTGTCCAAGTCACACG gaaaagagaaatatcGTGTTTATGCAAGAGCTTCAGTACTTGTTTGCTCTGATGATGGGATCAAATCGCAAATTTGTAGACCCTTCCGCAGCCCTGGATCTCTTAAAGGGAGCATTCCGATCACCTGAGGAACAGCAG CAAGATGTGAGTGAATTCACACACAAGCTCCTGGATTGGCTGGAGGACGCATTCCAGCTAGCTGTTAACGTTAA cagcaatCCCAGGAACAAATCTGAAAACCCAATGGTGCAGCTATTCTACGGGACTTTCCTCACTGAAGGGGTTCGTGAAG GAAAGCCCTTTTGTAACAATGAGACCTTCGGCCAGTATCCCCTTCAGGTAAATGGTTATCGCAACTTAGACGAATGTTTGGAAGGGGCCATGGTGGAGGGGGACATTGACCTGCTTCCTTCCGATCATTCGGTGAAGTATGGACAAGAG CGTTGGTTTACAAAGCTGCCTCCAGTGTTGACCTTTGAGCTCTCAAGATTTGAGTTCAATCAGTCCCTCGGTCAGCCAGAGAAAATTCACAATAAGCTGGAATTTCCTCAGATCATTTATATGGACAG GTACATGTACAAGAGCAAAGAGCTTATTCGAAGTAAGAGAGAGTGTATTCGAAAGttgaaggaggaaataaaagttcTGCAGCAAAAACTGGAAAG GTACGTGAAGTACGGCTCAGGCCCAGCTCGGTTTCCACTCCCGGACATGCTGAAATACGTTATCGAATTTGCCAGTACAAAACCTGCCTCAGAAAGCTCCACGTCTCAAAGTGACCACGTGACGTTACCGCTTTCTTCAGTGCACTGCCCAGTTTCTGACCTGGCATCCAAGGAGAg TACAAGTAAAGAAAGCCCTTCTCAGGATGTCGAAGGTACCTTTTCTTCTCCTGAAGATTCTCCACCCAAGTCTAAGGCAATGAATAAGCCATTTACATCGTCCCGGTCTTCCATGGAAATGCCTGCACAGCCGGCTCCTCGAACTGTCACAGAGGATGAGATAAACTTTGTTAAGACCTGTCTTCAGAGGTGGAGGAGTGAGATTGAACAAGATATTCAAG atttaaaGAATTGTATTGCAAGCACTACCCAGACTATTGAGCAGATGTATTGCGACCCACTCCTTCGTCAG GTGCCTTATCGCTTGCACGCAGTTCTCGTTCATGAAGGACAAGCCAATGCTGGACACTACTGGGCCTATATCTATAATCAACCCCGACAAGTCTGGCTCAAGTACAATGACATCTCTGTTACTGAATCTTCCTGGGAAGAACTTGAAAGAGATTCTTATGGGGGCCTGAGAAACGTTAGTGCTTACTGTCTGATGTACATTAACGACAAGCTGCCGCACTTCAATGCAG AGGCGGCCCCAATTGAATCAGATCAGATGTTGGGAGAAGTGGATGCCCTGTCTGTTGAACTGAAGCATTACATTCAGGAAGATAACTGGAGGTTTGAGCAGGAGGTCGAGGAGTGGGAAGAAGAACAGTCCTGCAAAATCCCTCAGATGGAATCGTCCAGCAGCTCAGTGTCCCaggatttctccacatccccag AGCCCTCAGTAGCCTCTTCCCATGGGGTCCGCTGTTTGTCCTCTGAGCACGCTGTGATCGCAAAGGAGCAGACGGCGCAGGCGATTGCGAACACAGCACACGCCTATGAGCGGGGCGGTGTGGAAGCCGCGCTGAACGAG GAAGTTGAGCCCGAGAAGCCCATGTCCCCGGAAACAAACCCCGCAGGGCAGACAGAGCAGCCCCCAAAGGCTGGTGACACAGAGTCTGCTGCCCAGCCTGACTCTGAGGCCTCTGAAGTCGAGATTCCCAGTGTGGGAAGGATTCTGGTTAGAGCTGACGCAGATGGATATGATGAGGAG GTGATGCTGAGCCCTGCCATGCAAGGGGTCATCCTGGCCATAGCTAAAGCCCGTCAGACCTTTGACCGAGATGGGTCTGAAGCAGGGCTTATTAAG GCATTCCACGAAGAGTACTCCAGGCTCTACCAGCTGGCCAAGGAGACGCCCACGGCCCACAGCGACCCTCGGCTCCAGCACGTGCTTGTCTACTTTTTCCAAAATGAGGCGCCCAAGAGGGTGGTGGAGCGGACCCTCCTGGAACAGTTTGCAGATAAAAATCTCAGCTACGATGAAAG GTCCATCAGCATCATGAAGGTGGCGCAGGCCAAGCTGCAGGAGATTGGTCCAGAGGACATGAATATGGAAGAGTACAAG AAGTGGCATGAGGATTATAGTTTGTTTCGAAAGGTGTCTGTGTATCTCCTCACGGGTCTGGAACTCTACCAAAAAGGAAA GTACCAAGAGGCACTCTCCTACCTGGTATATGCCTACCAGAGCAATGCCGCCCTGCTGACCAAGGGGCCCCGCCGGGGGGTGAAGGAATCTGTCATCGCTTTGTACCGACGAAAGTGCCTTCTG GAGCTGAATGCCAAGGCAGCTTCTCTCTTTGAAACAAACGACGACCACTCTGTAACAGAGGGCATTAATGTGATGAATGAGCTGATCATTCCCTGCATTCACCTTATCATTAATAATGACATCTCCAAGGATGACCTACATGCCATTGAGATCATGAGAAACCATTGGTGCTCTTACCTTGGACAAGATATTGCGG AAAATCTACAGCTGTGCTTAGGGGAGTTCCTACCCAGGCTTCTCGATCCTTCTGCGGAAATCATTGTCTTGAAGGAGCCTCCAACTATTCGACCCAATTCTCCCTATGACCTTTGTAGCCGATTTGCAGCTGTCATGGAGTCAATTCAGGGGGTGTCAACTGTGACAGTGAAGTAA
- the USP28 gene encoding ubiquitin carboxyl-terminal hydrolase 28 isoform X7: protein MLLNQLREITGIQDPSFLHEALKASNGDITQAVSLLTEERVKEPGQDTVATEPSEAEARAASKEVLASKVIDLTHDNKDDLQAAIALSLLESPNIQADGRDLNRMREAASAETKRSKRKRCEVWGENPNPNDWRRVDGWPVGLKNVGNTCWFSAVIQSLFQLPEFRRLVLSYSLPQNVLENCPSHTEKRNIVFMQELQYLFALMMGSNRKFVDPSAALDLLKGAFRSPEEQQQDVSEFTHKLLDWLEDAFQLAVNVNSNPRNKSENPMVQLFYGTFLTEGVREGKPFCNNETFGQYPLQVNGYRNLDECLEGAMVEGDIDLLPSDHSVKYGQERWFTKLPPVLTFELSRFEFNQSLGQPEKIHNKLEFPQIIYMDRYMYKSKELIRSKRECIRKLKEEIKVLQQKLERYVKYGSGPARFPLPDMLKYVIEFASTKPASESSTSQSDHVTLPLSSVHCPVSDLASKESTSKESPSQDVEGTFSSPEDSPPKSKAMNKPFTSSRSSMEMPAQPAPRTVTEDEINFVKTCLQRWRSEIEQDIQDLKNCIASTTQTIEQMYCDPLLRQVPYRLHAVLVHEGQANAGHYWAYIYNQPRQVWLKYNDISVTESSWEELERDSYGGLRNVSAYCLMYINDKLPHFNAEAAPIESDQMLGEVDALSVELKHYIQEDNWRFEQEVEEWEEEQSCKIPQMESSSSSVSQDFSTSPEPSVASSHGVRCLSSEHAVIAKEQTAQAIANTAHAYERGGVEAALNEEVEPEKPMSPETNPAGQTEQPPKAGDTESAAQPDSEASEVEIPSVGRILVRADADGYDEEAFHEEYSRLYQLAKETPTAHSDPRLQHVLVYFFQNEAPKRVVERTLLEQFADKNLSYDERSISIMKVAQAKLQEIGPEDMNMEEYKKWHEDYSLFRKVSVYLLTGLELYQKGKYQEALSYLVYAYQSNAALLTKGPRRGVKESVIALYRRKCLLELNAKAASLFETNDDHSVTEGINVMNELIIPCIHLIINNDISKDDLHAIEIMRNHWCSYLGQDIAENLQLCLGEFLPRLLDPSAEIIVLKEPPTIRPNSPYDLCSRFAAVMESIQGVSTVTVK from the exons AAGTGATAGACCTTACTCATGATAACAAAGATGACCTACAGGCTGCCATTGCTTTGAGTCTGTTGGAGTCCCCCAACATTCAAGCTGATGGAAGAGATCTGAACAG GATGCGCGAGGCAGCCTCTGCAGAAACTAAACGCTCAAAGAGAAAACGCTGTGAAGTCTGGGGAGAAAATCCCAATCCCAACGACTGGAGGAGAGTTGATGGTTGGCCAGTTGGACTGAAGAATGTTGGCAATACATGTTGGTTTAGTGCTGTTATTCAG tcTCTCTTCCAACTGCCTGAATTTCGAAGACTCGTTCTCAGCTATAGCCTGCCACAGAATGTACTTGAAAACTGTCCAAGTCACACG gaaaagagaaatatcGTGTTTATGCAAGAGCTTCAGTACTTGTTTGCTCTGATGATGGGATCAAATCGCAAATTTGTAGACCCTTCCGCAGCCCTGGATCTCTTAAAGGGAGCATTCCGATCACCTGAGGAACAGCAG CAAGATGTGAGTGAATTCACACACAAGCTCCTGGATTGGCTGGAGGACGCATTCCAGCTAGCTGTTAACGTTAA cagcaatCCCAGGAACAAATCTGAAAACCCAATGGTGCAGCTATTCTACGGGACTTTCCTCACTGAAGGGGTTCGTGAAG GAAAGCCCTTTTGTAACAATGAGACCTTCGGCCAGTATCCCCTTCAGGTAAATGGTTATCGCAACTTAGACGAATGTTTGGAAGGGGCCATGGTGGAGGGGGACATTGACCTGCTTCCTTCCGATCATTCGGTGAAGTATGGACAAGAG CGTTGGTTTACAAAGCTGCCTCCAGTGTTGACCTTTGAGCTCTCAAGATTTGAGTTCAATCAGTCCCTCGGTCAGCCAGAGAAAATTCACAATAAGCTGGAATTTCCTCAGATCATTTATATGGACAG GTACATGTACAAGAGCAAAGAGCTTATTCGAAGTAAGAGAGAGTGTATTCGAAAGttgaaggaggaaataaaagttcTGCAGCAAAAACTGGAAAG GTACGTGAAGTACGGCTCAGGCCCAGCTCGGTTTCCACTCCCGGACATGCTGAAATACGTTATCGAATTTGCCAGTACAAAACCTGCCTCAGAAAGCTCCACGTCTCAAAGTGACCACGTGACGTTACCGCTTTCTTCAGTGCACTGCCCAGTTTCTGACCTGGCATCCAAGGAGAg TACAAGTAAAGAAAGCCCTTCTCAGGATGTCGAAGGTACCTTTTCTTCTCCTGAAGATTCTCCACCCAAGTCTAAGGCAATGAATAAGCCATTTACATCGTCCCGGTCTTCCATGGAAATGCCTGCACAGCCGGCTCCTCGAACTGTCACAGAGGATGAGATAAACTTTGTTAAGACCTGTCTTCAGAGGTGGAGGAGTGAGATTGAACAAGATATTCAAG atttaaaGAATTGTATTGCAAGCACTACCCAGACTATTGAGCAGATGTATTGCGACCCACTCCTTCGTCAG GTGCCTTATCGCTTGCACGCAGTTCTCGTTCATGAAGGACAAGCCAATGCTGGACACTACTGGGCCTATATCTATAATCAACCCCGACAAGTCTGGCTCAAGTACAATGACATCTCTGTTACTGAATCTTCCTGGGAAGAACTTGAAAGAGATTCTTATGGGGGCCTGAGAAACGTTAGTGCTTACTGTCTGATGTACATTAACGACAAGCTGCCGCACTTCAATGCAG AGGCGGCCCCAATTGAATCAGATCAGATGTTGGGAGAAGTGGATGCCCTGTCTGTTGAACTGAAGCATTACATTCAGGAAGATAACTGGAGGTTTGAGCAGGAGGTCGAGGAGTGGGAAGAAGAACAGTCCTGCAAAATCCCTCAGATGGAATCGTCCAGCAGCTCAGTGTCCCaggatttctccacatccccag AGCCCTCAGTAGCCTCTTCCCATGGGGTCCGCTGTTTGTCCTCTGAGCACGCTGTGATCGCAAAGGAGCAGACGGCGCAGGCGATTGCGAACACAGCACACGCCTATGAGCGGGGCGGTGTGGAAGCCGCGCTGAACGAG GAAGTTGAGCCCGAGAAGCCCATGTCCCCGGAAACAAACCCCGCAGGGCAGACAGAGCAGCCCCCAAAGGCTGGTGACACAGAGTCTGCTGCCCAGCCTGACTCTGAGGCCTCTGAAGTCGAGATTCCCAGTGTGGGAAGGATTCTGGTTAGAGCTGACGCAGATGGATATGATGAGGAG GCATTCCACGAAGAGTACTCCAGGCTCTACCAGCTGGCCAAGGAGACGCCCACGGCCCACAGCGACCCTCGGCTCCAGCACGTGCTTGTCTACTTTTTCCAAAATGAGGCGCCCAAGAGGGTGGTGGAGCGGACCCTCCTGGAACAGTTTGCAGATAAAAATCTCAGCTACGATGAAAG GTCCATCAGCATCATGAAGGTGGCGCAGGCCAAGCTGCAGGAGATTGGTCCAGAGGACATGAATATGGAAGAGTACAAG AAGTGGCATGAGGATTATAGTTTGTTTCGAAAGGTGTCTGTGTATCTCCTCACGGGTCTGGAACTCTACCAAAAAGGAAA GTACCAAGAGGCACTCTCCTACCTGGTATATGCCTACCAGAGCAATGCCGCCCTGCTGACCAAGGGGCCCCGCCGGGGGGTGAAGGAATCTGTCATCGCTTTGTACCGACGAAAGTGCCTTCTG GAGCTGAATGCCAAGGCAGCTTCTCTCTTTGAAACAAACGACGACCACTCTGTAACAGAGGGCATTAATGTGATGAATGAGCTGATCATTCCCTGCATTCACCTTATCATTAATAATGACATCTCCAAGGATGACCTACATGCCATTGAGATCATGAGAAACCATTGGTGCTCTTACCTTGGACAAGATATTGCGG AAAATCTACAGCTGTGCTTAGGGGAGTTCCTACCCAGGCTTCTCGATCCTTCTGCGGAAATCATTGTCTTGAAGGAGCCTCCAACTATTCGACCCAATTCTCCCTATGACCTTTGTAGCCGATTTGCAGCTGTCATGGAGTCAATTCAGGGGGTGTCAACTGTGACAGTGAAGTAA